Proteins encoded within one genomic window of Phototrophicus methaneseepsis:
- a CDS encoding CHAD domain-containing protein, with the protein MISEKSMARLEAHLSPIGGEDTVAQAGRKILLQNFVKIAQNEEGSRAGEDIEFVHDMRVATRRTRSAVRVFDPYLKGKALAPYTKAIRKTARRLGRVRDLDVMIADLTAYQAELEGAPAEAIKSIIELLIVKRDNAREKLVSWFDSKKYRDFSKKYAQFLLDDGKGVVEPDSLIEPHQVRHVAPLMIYDALAAVRAYDVVIADADFETLHALRVAFKRLRYTIDSFKDVLGTTATAYIDEIKAMQDYLGRLNDVVVAHERLEELGKLTAEQIAARDAYLAKLEQEANERVTNFIQEAWEPFNKRVVQSKLSNAILALR; encoded by the coding sequence ATGATTTCAGAAAAAAGCATGGCGCGGTTGGAGGCCCATCTTTCTCCAATCGGTGGTGAAGATACCGTTGCACAGGCTGGGCGTAAAATCTTATTGCAAAATTTCGTTAAGATCGCCCAGAACGAAGAGGGAAGCCGCGCTGGTGAGGACATTGAGTTTGTCCATGATATGCGCGTTGCGACACGCCGTACTCGCAGTGCAGTCCGCGTCTTTGACCCGTACCTTAAGGGGAAAGCACTGGCTCCGTACACTAAAGCAATCCGTAAGACGGCGCGGCGGCTGGGGCGTGTCCGTGATCTGGATGTGATGATTGCGGATCTCACGGCATATCAAGCTGAGTTAGAAGGTGCCCCTGCCGAAGCAATTAAGAGCATTATCGAGCTGCTGATTGTGAAACGGGACAATGCCCGCGAAAAGCTGGTGAGCTGGTTTGATTCCAAAAAGTACCGGGATTTTTCCAAGAAGTATGCACAATTTTTGCTGGATGATGGCAAAGGCGTGGTTGAGCCGGATTCACTCATAGAGCCGCATCAGGTGCGTCATGTCGCGCCTTTGATGATTTATGATGCGCTTGCGGCTGTACGTGCTTATGATGTCGTCATTGCGGATGCAGATTTCGAAACGTTGCACGCGCTGCGAGTTGCCTTTAAGCGCCTGCGTTATACGATTGACAGCTTTAAGGATGTATTGGGTACCACAGCCACAGCATACATCGATGAGATTAAAGCCATGCAGGATTACCTGGGACGGTTGAACGATGTTGTCGTCGCGCATGAGCGGTTGGAAGAACTGGGCAAGCTTACCGCTGAGCAGATCGCCGCGCGCGATGCTTATCTGGCTAAGCTTGAGCAAGAAGCAAACGAGCGCGTGACGAACTTTATTCAGGAGGCGTGGGAGCCTTTTAATAAGCGCGTGGTGCAATCCAAATTGTCAAACGCGATTTTGGCCTTACGCTAA
- a CDS encoding SDR family NAD(P)-dependent oxidoreductase encodes MTKVVFITGASSGIGAAAALAFAKANCHVAGVARRLERLQSLQAQIDALPAPHGDFLPLAGDVTQAEEIQQAVAAALERFGKLDVIVVNAGLGHRGAVADAEWDDIETLLRTNIDGALHTIRAGVPALRANGSGHILTVSSVTFNMVSPYAATYGASKAFLSSLAASLRIELAADHILVTDFLVGRTETEFNEKRLGAGKRSSGGIPTMKPEQVADAMVRVVLKQPNKQRVILRFFDRLLVLGNTLIPGIIGQLAKRQYK; translated from the coding sequence ATGACGAAAGTCGTTTTCATTACCGGGGCCTCTAGCGGTATCGGCGCTGCGGCAGCATTGGCATTTGCAAAAGCGAATTGCCATGTGGCCGGGGTCGCCCGTCGCCTGGAACGATTACAATCCCTGCAGGCGCAAATTGACGCCCTACCCGCCCCACACGGCGATTTTTTGCCACTCGCTGGCGATGTGACACAAGCAGAAGAAATACAGCAGGCTGTTGCGGCAGCACTTGAGCGCTTCGGCAAATTAGATGTCATCGTCGTCAATGCTGGGCTGGGGCATCGTGGGGCCGTGGCGGATGCTGAATGGGACGATATTGAGACCTTGCTGCGAACCAATATTGATGGGGCACTACATACCATTCGTGCCGGAGTCCCTGCCCTACGCGCCAATGGTAGCGGCCACATCCTGACGGTTTCCTCAGTCACATTCAACATGGTATCGCCCTATGCCGCGACATATGGAGCCAGCAAAGCGTTCTTGAGCAGCCTCGCAGCTTCATTAAGAATTGAACTGGCAGCAGATCACATCCTCGTCACGGATTTCCTGGTAGGCCGCACAGAGACAGAATTTAACGAAAAACGTCTGGGTGCTGGCAAACGCAGCAGCGGCGGTATCCCAACCATGAAGCCGGAGCAAGTCGCTGATGCAATGGTGCGTGTGGTGCTCAAACAGCCGAACAAACAGCGCGTTATCCTGCGCTTCTTCGACCGTTTGCTGGTTCTTGGCAATACGCTCATACCGGGGATTATCGGCCAGCTCGCCAAGAGACAGTACAAATAG
- a CDS encoding aldose 1-epimerase: MTDLHTLQNAHWQVGILPQTGAGIAFGRVRYSGNWLDLLRPTAEADYENSSNNSSFIMMPWANRIRDGLLKIGHQSYQLEITKDDGTARHGDVRKRPWHVAESDETHIRMTFDSRDFEDVNFPFYFSAEAIYHLEADAFIWTLSLTNEDDQPFPAGFGYHPYFVRTAQMPLLEIPTEQEFVLTDAMATGAPQPISDVVDFRQLRGLEDGVDINHLLTGRDMTKPIRLVYPQWHTELQMQADPIFKQVVVYTDMHTPSVAVEPQTNANDGFNLYEQGIAEAGVFVLQPGETASGTVRLTTQPYEGS; the protein is encoded by the coding sequence ATGACAGACCTTCATACCCTCCAAAATGCACATTGGCAAGTGGGCATCCTGCCTCAAACGGGTGCCGGGATCGCCTTCGGACGCGTTCGTTACAGCGGTAACTGGCTGGATCTCCTGCGCCCAACCGCGGAAGCTGACTATGAGAATAGCAGCAATAACAGCAGCTTTATCATGATGCCCTGGGCGAACCGCATCCGCGATGGCTTGCTTAAAATCGGTCATCAGTCTTACCAGCTCGAAATCACCAAAGACGATGGCACCGCCCGTCATGGCGACGTCCGTAAACGGCCCTGGCATGTTGCAGAAAGTGACGAAACGCATATCCGTATGACCTTCGACAGTCGCGATTTTGAAGATGTGAACTTCCCCTTCTACTTCAGCGCCGAGGCCATCTACCATCTGGAAGCCGATGCTTTCATCTGGACACTTTCCCTGACGAACGAAGATGACCAGCCCTTCCCGGCAGGCTTTGGCTATCATCCTTATTTCGTCCGTACAGCGCAAATGCCTTTGCTAGAAATCCCCACAGAGCAAGAATTCGTCCTCACGGATGCCATGGCAACAGGCGCACCGCAACCGATCAGTGACGTGGTTGATTTCCGGCAATTGCGAGGGTTGGAAGATGGCGTCGACATCAACCACCTGTTGACAGGCCGTGACATGACCAAGCCCATCCGGCTCGTATATCCTCAGTGGCACACCGAGCTTCAAATGCAGGCGGACCCCATCTTTAAGCAGGTTGTCGTCTATACGGATATGCATACGCCATCAGTCGCGGTGGAGCCACAAACCAACGCCAACGACGGATTCAATCTCTATGAGCAAGGTATCGCAGAAGCTGGCGTCTTCGTACTGCAACCGGGCGAAACAGCCAGCGGTACAGTCCGCCTGACGACTCAACCTTATGAAGGCTCATAG
- a CDS encoding SH3 domain-containing protein — translation MITRSFKRILSIVLLVSMTMLALPSQAQDTVMIHLYGNTNVRSGPGREYMIRGVVSANSDLTVTGRNDFEATDLTCIRFPSQLDAWVRVDFDGIEGWVRYCLGEAEGDVNRLPVVEASNAVIRQAYRDEVVYPSFSRDSLSSAVPEGDYMTAATRYSHIQVHKLPDVNSEIIDLLGAEAVYVTDLSEDGQWFYVEYEGYSALEGTDWFSAPQTFAGWVFHDTLRMPGNWSVDFPAK, via the coding sequence ATGATAACCCGTTCTTTTAAACGCATCCTTTCTATTGTTTTGTTAGTTTCTATGACGATGTTGGCCCTGCCATCACAGGCGCAGGATACCGTCATGATACATCTGTATGGCAATACGAATGTACGCAGTGGCCCAGGGCGTGAATATATGATTCGCGGCGTAGTATCTGCCAATAGCGACCTGACCGTGACAGGACGTAACGACTTTGAAGCAACTGACCTGACTTGTATTCGCTTTCCGTCGCAGTTGGATGCCTGGGTGCGTGTCGATTTCGATGGCATCGAAGGCTGGGTGCGCTACTGCCTCGGCGAGGCCGAAGGTGATGTTAATAGATTGCCTGTGGTAGAAGCCTCGAACGCAGTGATACGTCAAGCCTACCGTGATGAGGTCGTTTACCCTAGCTTCAGCCGTGATAGCTTATCTAGCGCCGTACCAGAAGGTGATTATATGACCGCCGCAACTCGCTACAGCCATATTCAGGTTCACAAGTTGCCAGATGTAAATTCCGAAATCATTGATCTGCTTGGCGCGGAAGCCGTCTATGTAACGGACCTCAGCGAAGATGGTCAATGGTTCTACGTAGAATACGAAGGTTACTCCGCACTGGAAGGCACAGATTGGTTTAGCGCTCCGCAAACATTTGCAGGGTGGGTCTTCCATGATACGCTGCGGATGCCGGGGAACTGGAGCGTCGATTTCCCTGCGAAATAA